From the Polynucleobacter sp. MWH-UH35A genome, one window contains:
- a CDS encoding MFS transporter, which translates to MNTIALNTETKKRERFFLFSLAGIQFTHILDFMIMMPLGPEFIRVLNINTHQFGLLLSSYTFAAAAAGILATYYVDRFERRKLLLSLYACFIIATLACGLAPNYELLFIARAFAGAFGGILGSLVQTIVADSIPFERRGKALGTVMAAFSVSTVAGVPLGLFLANHIPSLGWRAPFFFIAFVSAFILYLGYRNIPRIAGHLGHAHEGSRISQIWKILVAPQNIKAFLFMALIMITGFSVIPYIALYLTSNVGISNSYISLIYLCGGLATLMSSRFIGHMADKHGKVLVFRFLAMISLIPLLVTTNLPVVPLWVVLINSTAFFILVSGRMIPAMAMVSQIVESKVRGTFMSLIGSVQMLSSGIASVLAGWVVTIGPNGMMQHYNLVGYGAAICGLLTFWLVGYIHSDAKKP; encoded by the coding sequence TTGAACACCATCGCCCTTAATACTGAAACCAAGAAGCGTGAGCGCTTCTTTTTGTTTTCATTGGCGGGAATTCAGTTCACGCATATTCTTGATTTCATGATCATGATGCCTTTGGGCCCTGAATTTATTCGGGTGCTCAATATCAATACGCATCAATTTGGTTTATTGCTTTCTTCTTATACTTTTGCTGCAGCTGCCGCAGGCATCTTGGCAACCTACTATGTAGATCGATTTGAACGAAGAAAGCTGCTCTTAAGTTTGTATGCTTGCTTCATCATCGCAACGCTAGCCTGTGGTTTGGCGCCAAACTATGAATTGCTGTTTATAGCCCGAGCTTTTGCTGGTGCCTTCGGGGGTATCTTAGGTTCCTTAGTTCAAACCATCGTAGCGGATTCAATTCCATTTGAGAGAAGAGGCAAGGCCTTGGGAACGGTCATGGCTGCATTCTCGGTTTCAACGGTTGCTGGTGTCCCATTAGGACTGTTTCTAGCGAACCATATCCCATCTTTGGGTTGGCGTGCACCATTCTTCTTTATCGCCTTTGTTTCGGCCTTCATTCTTTATCTGGGTTACCGAAACATTCCTAGAATTGCGGGCCACTTAGGTCATGCCCATGAGGGGAGTCGCATTAGCCAAATTTGGAAAATCTTAGTTGCCCCTCAGAATATCAAAGCCTTCCTATTTATGGCATTGATCATGATTACTGGGTTCTCGGTAATCCCGTATATCGCCCTATATCTAACATCTAATGTCGGAATTAGTAATTCTTATATCTCCTTGATCTATCTTTGTGGCGGACTGGCTACTTTGATGAGCTCTCGCTTTATCGGGCATATGGCGGATAAGCACGGTAAGGTGCTTGTATTTAGGTTCTTGGCGATGATCAGCTTAATTCCTTTATTGGTTACAACGAATCTACCAGTTGTCCCCTTATGGGTTGTGCTGATTAACTCAACAGCATTCTTTATTTTGGTATCTGGAAGAATGATCCCTGCAATGGCTATGGTGAGTCAGATTGTGGAGAGCAAAGTACGTGGTACGTTTATGAGTCTGATTGGCTCCGTACAAATGCTCTCTTCTGGTATTGCTTCTGTCTTGGCGGGTTGGGTGGTGACCATTGGCCCGAATGGCATGATGCAGCACTACAACCTCGTTGGCTATGGTGCGGCGATTTGTGGATTGTTGACATTCTGGCTGGTAGGATATATTCATTCAGATGCAAAAAAACCATAA
- a CDS encoding dienelactone hydrolase family protein — protein MIEFKRPDGQVLKGYLAEPIDKPNAPGIVVIQEWWGLDDEVKAVAERFAKAGYRALVPDLYRGKLALEANEAEHLMGDLNFGDAAGQDIRGAVQYLKATGSAKVAVTGFCMGGALTILAACNVPELDASIVWYGNPPLEYVDAKAITKPMLGHWAMHDEFFPIAGVDQLEEKLKQAGVAYEFHRYDTKHAFANPKSDTRGLAPLKYSAEAAQLAWERTIQFLQKHINN, from the coding sequence ATGATCGAATTTAAAAGGCCCGATGGACAAGTTCTGAAGGGATACTTGGCTGAGCCCATCGATAAACCGAATGCCCCAGGGATTGTTGTTATTCAAGAGTGGTGGGGTCTGGATGATGAAGTCAAAGCCGTCGCGGAACGCTTTGCTAAAGCGGGGTATCGGGCATTAGTGCCGGATTTGTATCGCGGCAAATTGGCGCTCGAGGCAAATGAGGCCGAACATCTCATGGGCGATCTCAATTTTGGTGATGCAGCCGGTCAGGACATCCGAGGCGCTGTTCAATACTTAAAGGCAACTGGCAGCGCAAAAGTAGCCGTGACAGGTTTTTGTATGGGTGGTGCGCTAACTATTCTGGCTGCGTGCAATGTTCCTGAATTGGATGCTTCTATTGTTTGGTATGGTAATCCGCCCCTAGAGTATGTTGATGCAAAAGCAATTACGAAGCCTATGCTGGGGCACTGGGCTATGCATGATGAGTTTTTTCCAATTGCTGGTGTGGATCAGCTGGAAGAGAAGCTAAAGCAAGCCGGGGTGGCTTATGAATTCCACCGCTATGATACAAAACATGCTTTTGCAAATCCCAAGTCAGACACTCGAGGTTTGGCCCCATTAAAGTACAGCGCGGAAGCAGCGCAGCTTGCTTGGGAGAGAACCATTCAGTTTTTACAAAAACACATTAACAACTAA